The following are encoded in a window of Brevibacillus sp. DP1.3A genomic DNA:
- a CDS encoding NAD(P)-dependent oxidoreductase, translating into MSIPNELAKNFAEVVPALKPMEAINEANRCLYCYDAPCIKACPTSIDIPSFIKKIATGNLFGSARTIMESNPVGASCARVCPTEELCEGACVLHSASKPIMIGLLQRHATDWAIQNQATLFSKGEANGKRVAVVGAGPAGLSAARELARLGYAVTVFEAKEKAGGLNTYGIVSFRLPQEISLWEVEQVEALGVEIRTNTRIGVDVAPEELLDQYDSILLAAGMGIVPQLHIPGEELEGVLDAIALVEETKTKPLSDEMLGKKVVIIGAGNTAIDAATCSKRLGADNVQILYRRTVQEMSCYQFEYEFAKQDGVEFRWLVAPTRVLEENGRVKGLELVRMELGEPDEKGRRRPVEIPGSHFVIEVDYVVKAIGQNRHLSLVESLGLQHRNGIVEVEEGTYRTSHGKVYAAGDVIFGGGKTDAMVVDAANHGKRAAYAIHQSLRDQKQSV; encoded by the coding sequence ATGAGCATACCGAATGAACTCGCGAAAAACTTCGCGGAAGTCGTGCCTGCCCTAAAACCGATGGAAGCCATCAATGAGGCGAATCGCTGCTTGTATTGCTACGACGCACCTTGTATTAAGGCTTGTCCCACGTCGATTGATATCCCTTCCTTTATCAAAAAAATTGCGACCGGGAATTTGTTCGGATCAGCCCGGACTATCATGGAATCGAATCCAGTCGGGGCGAGCTGTGCGCGCGTATGTCCAACCGAGGAGCTGTGTGAGGGTGCTTGTGTACTCCATTCAGCTTCCAAGCCCATCATGATCGGCCTTCTCCAGCGTCACGCGACAGACTGGGCAATCCAAAATCAAGCAACGCTTTTTTCAAAAGGCGAAGCAAATGGAAAACGGGTAGCCGTCGTCGGAGCGGGCCCGGCAGGATTATCAGCAGCGCGTGAGCTTGCGCGTCTCGGTTACGCGGTTACGGTATTTGAAGCGAAAGAAAAGGCAGGAGGATTGAACACGTACGGCATCGTGTCGTTCCGTCTACCACAGGAAATTTCGCTATGGGAAGTAGAGCAAGTAGAGGCACTGGGGGTAGAGATACGTACCAATACGCGAATCGGCGTGGATGTAGCGCCAGAAGAGCTATTGGACCAGTATGATTCCATCCTGTTGGCAGCCGGTATGGGCATTGTCCCTCAGCTGCATATCCCGGGAGAAGAACTAGAAGGTGTCCTCGATGCGATTGCACTCGTGGAGGAGACCAAGACCAAGCCACTATCAGACGAAATGCTCGGCAAAAAAGTCGTAATCATCGGTGCGGGGAATACGGCGATTGACGCTGCCACCTGTTCGAAACGGCTGGGTGCAGACAATGTCCAGATTCTGTATCGGCGGACGGTTCAAGAGATGTCCTGTTATCAGTTTGAGTACGAATTCGCCAAGCAGGATGGCGTAGAATTCCGCTGGCTCGTTGCCCCAACGCGTGTATTGGAGGAAAACGGCCGCGTGAAGGGCTTGGAACTGGTGCGTATGGAGCTAGGTGAGCCGGATGAGAAAGGTAGAAGGCGGCCAGTAGAAATTCCAGGCAGTCATTTTGTCATCGAAGTAGATTATGTCGTCAAAGCGATCGGACAAAACAGACATCTCTCTTTGGTTGAATCACTTGGGCTCCAACATCGTAATGGGATTGTCGAGGTCGAGGAAGGCACCTATCGAACCTCCCATGGCAAAGTTTACGCGGCGGGCGATGTCATTTTTGGTGGAGGCAAGACAGATGCGATGGTAGTCGATGCAGCCAATCACGGGAAACGAGCGGCTTATGCCATTCACCAATCGCTCCGTGATCAAAAACAGTCAGTATAA